Genomic segment of Penaeus monodon isolate SGIC_2016 chromosome 32, NSTDA_Pmon_1, whole genome shotgun sequence:
NNNNNNNNNNNNNNNNNNNNNNNNNNNNNNNNNNNNNNNNNNNNNNNNNNNNNNNNNNNNNNNNNNNNNNNNNNNNNNNNNNNNNNNNNNNNNNNNNNNNNNNNNNNNNNNNNAGATCACATACTTATTGCtttgataatgattttaagtttttgtttgatattattgGCGATATTATCACTGCTACTGTGTTTTATGGTTatgttttttaaccttttaattcATAGGAATATAATGTAAAACTGATTTCATAGGATTTCATAATTCAGTTGGAATTTAGCTTCATCTGGAACAGAAATTCTGCTAACGGCTTAAGTTCAAAGTTCCTTTGCTCACTACCAAGAAATGGCCTGTTTTCATTAATAGGAAAGACTGGCGTGTACATACCAAAAAACTCGTCTTACGAAGAAAGAGATGTGGCACTGAAAATGCCTTCAGAAGATGCCAAGTCGGATGCCGCTTCCAGCACGGGTTTGACCCCCATTCagcctatttcctttttcttgtaaaCGCACTGCAGAGCTGAAAGTTGAGACTCCACTGCAGATGACGAAACTAAGAGAGTATTAGGGTAATTCTCACAAGACGAGTATTACACGACAGTTTTTCCTATTGATAAAAATAGGGTATGAAGCGGTCAATTTCTGCAAGATAAGTGATAGATTTATAATCATGGTCTTGGTGCACTCAACCCCAGTGACATTTAGTATTATGATGCAGCCACCATACTCATCGTTTCACGCCACAGGATATGTTTCTTATTGGTAATGCGAGGCTACTTCCTCTTATCCTGATCAGCCACAGTTGCACCTTTCCCAGTATGGCGACAAATTGGGAGATTTTCAGCAAATGAATATTTCTCAGTCATACGACCAGCATTCAACAAATGGGTGTATATCAGCTACCTCATCAACAATCATGTATTTCTAATGACTGAGACCAACAGTTTGATGTCTTCTAACGCTGTTGCTTGTCCGTCTGGAAGTGGCACTTCAAAGAAACGGAGACTATCGGTATCAGTGTCAGTTCTTCAATAGCATTGAGGAACGATATCTGTGGTCCTTAACAACTAGGCTTCGGCCATTTGCCGAAGATCCACGATCTCCACGACAAAGCTCGCATGGAACTGGATGACCTTAAACAGAGGAACCAGCAACTGACGCAAAAGTTCCGCCTTCTGCAGAAGTTCTGCTCCGGGTACAAGGCTCGCTTGGAGGCTTTCGGCGTTCCAGCAACAAACAACTTCTGACCTTAAGTCACCTGATTTAATCCATTTCAGAGAATGTATCACTATAATGTGTAAAATTAAGATATTCAATAAACATATTATTCCATTATCACGGTTGCCAAATTAAATTATTCATATGTATTCCAAATGACCTTTGAtttcaaaagtaaaaataatgccTGAATATCTAGTGATTCTGTNNNNNNNNNNNNNNNNNNNNNNNNNNNNNNNNNNNNNNNNNNNNNNNNNNNNNNNNNNNNNNNNNNNNNNNNNNNNNNNNNNNNNNNNNNNNNNNNNNNNNNNNNNNNNCGCAGAGCAtgtccctctctccgtctttctctctctacgtatATGGAGTGCAGCGATGTATCCATTNNNNNNNNNNNNNNNNNNNNNNNNNNNNNNNNNNNNNNNNNNNNNNNNNNNNNNNAGGCGCCGCTATCCGGAAGTTTCTCGTCGACACAAACATTTCGAAGAAACGTGGTTTGAGGATCGCCGAATCTAAGACGCTTCATACACTGACGATTGGTTTGGGACTATAGATGTCACCAACACCGGAGGCTGACAACGTTTTTGTCAGCCTCAGCTCACACCTTGAACACAAAAGTGATATCACGAATGTAAGTTCATGAAATTATTGATTTAACCTACATCATTAAGTTTTACGCATCGCCATAACTTTATTTGGATAAATCTCTCTGAGGTAAAGTGTTTTGTTATGAGTATGGCGCAATAAAACGGACGTATTGTCCATAAGATGCCNNNNNNNNNNNNNNNNNNNNNNNNNNNNNNNNNNNNNNNNNNNNNNNNNNNNNNNNNNNNNNNNNNNNNNNNNNNNNNNNNNNNNNNNNNNNNNNNNNNNNNNNNNNNNNNNNNNNNNNNNNNNNNNNNNNNNNNNNNNNNNNNNNNNNNNNNNNNNNNNNNNNNNNNNNNNNNNNNNNNNNNNNNNNNNNNNNNNNNNNNNNNNNNNNNNNNNNNNNNNNNNNNNNNNNNNNNNNNNNNNNNNNNNNNNNNNNNNNNNNNNNNNNNNNNNNNNNNNNNNNNNNNNATTGAAAAAACAACCTCACTTCGCAGTTGGAGTCGCTCGGTCACGGTCGCTCAGTGATATATCAGATTCATCCTTAACCCATAACAAACGCATTTCAGTTAAGTTCTTACGAAGGAGAGCTCAATGGCGAGAGTTGGTCAGCANNNNNNNNNNNNNNNNNNNNNNNNNNNNNNNNNNNNNNNNNNNNNNNNNNNNNNNNNNNNNNNNNNNNNNNNNNNNNNNNNNNNNNNNNNNNNNNNNNNNNNNNNNNNNNNNNNNNNNNNNNNNNNNNNNNNNNNNNNNNNNNNNNNNNNNNNNNNNNNNNNNNNNNNNNNNNNNNNNNNNNNNNNNNNNNNNNNNNNNNNNNNNNNNNNNNNNNNNNNNNNNNNNNNNNNNNNNNNNNNNNNNNNNNNNNNNNNNNNNNNNNNNNNNNNNNNNNNNNNNNNNNNNNNNNNNNNNNNNNNNNNNNNNNNNNNNNNNNNNNNNNNNNNNNNNNNNNNNNNNNNNNNNNNNNNNNNNNNNNNNNNNNNNNNNNNNNNNNNNNNNNNNNNNNNNNNNNNNNNNNNNNNNNNNNNNNNNNNNNNNNNNNNNNNNNNNNNNNNNNNNNNNNNNNNNNNNNNNNNNNNNNNNNNNNNNNNNNNNNNNNNNNNNNNNNNNNNNNNNNNNNNNNNNNNNNNNNNNNNNNNNNNNNNNNNNNNNNNNNNNNNNNNNNNNNNNNNNNNNNNNNNNNNNNNNNNNNNNNNNNNNNNNNNNNNNNNNNNNNNNNNNNNNNNNNNNNNNNNNNNNNNNNNNNNNNNNNNNNNNNNNNNNNNNNNNNNNNNNNNNNNNNNNNNNNNNNNNNNNNNNNNNNNNNNNNNNNNNNNNNNNNNNNNNNNNNNNNNNNNNNNNNNNNNNNNNNNNNNNNNNNNNNNNNNNNNNNNNNNNNNNNNNNNNNNNNNNNNNNNNNNNNNNNNNNNNNNNNNNNNNNNNNNNNNNNNNNNNNNNNNNNNNNNNNNNNNNNNNNNNNNNNNNNNNNNNNNNNNNNNNNNNNNNNNNNNNNNNNNCAACAAAATGCATTTTCTATTCTACATGATGTACAATGCCTACTTGGGTTTAATTGACATATTCTATTCGtttcaattaattttttaacACACGACCAACtagcaaaataattttaataaaagaaacgaTACAATCAACTNNNNNNNNNNNNNNNNNNNNNNNNNNNNNNNNNNNNNNNNNNNNNNNNNNNNNNNNNNNNNNNNNNNNNNNNNNNNNNNNNNNNNNNNNNNNNNNNNNNNNNNNNNNNNNNNNNNNNNNNNNNNNNACTCTTGGTCATATAGTCCTTGTGGATTGGATATCAATGTACTTATTAAAAGCTGTTCGCCACTGGAACGCCGAGTGCCTCCAAGCGAGCCTTGTATCCGGAGCAAAACTTCTGAAGGAGGCGGAACCTCTGTGTCAATTGCTGGTTCCTCTGCTCAAGGCCATCAAGCTCCGTGCGAGCTTTGTCGTGGAGATCGCGCATCTTCCTTCGGTAAATGGCCGAAGCCTCGTTGTTGAGGACGCGGGACCGCTGATCTCGTTCCTCAGCGCTGCTAAGGAACTGACACTGATGCCGATGTCGATAGCCTTTCCGTTTCTTTGAAGTGCCAGTTCTAGACACACAAGTAGTAGCTACACCTTCGTGATGTTGTAAGACATCAGACTGTTGGTCCCAGTCATGAGAAATACCCGATTGTTGATGAGGTTGTTCAACACCCATTCGATGGTCATCATAAGCATATCCAGAATGCTGGTCATATGGCTGAAAAATATTCGTTTGCTGAAAAGATTCTCCCAATGTGTCATCATACGGAGAAAGGTGCAAGTGTGGCtgataaaaataagaggaagCAGCCTGTTGCTCGCAATACTGATGAGGAACATATCCGTCCGTAGTGTGAGATGATGGATATGGCGGTTGCATCCCATTGCTAAGCAAGTCATTGGGGTTGACTGCACCAAGACCCTGAAAGATTGTAATACCGTTAGTTATCTTGCACATGTTAACAGCCACatacaatatttttatcaaaaggaaaaactgtcGTGCACGCACCAAGAAATCCTCGTTTTGCAAACAGAGAGATGTGGCACTGAAAATGCCTTCAGAAGATGCCGAGTCGGATGCTGCTCGACTCGACTCAGGCCACAGTTCGGCTGCCAGAAGATCCAAATCAAAGTTGGCAATATACTCTTCATCTTCACAGACACTGGAGCTTTGTGTGCCGCATATTAAACTTAGATATTCATCAGCGCTTCCGACGGCGCCGTAGAAGGCATCTTGAGGAGGGTAATCCGACATGACGAGGTTTAGCGAAATTGGTTTCGTTGTAGAGATTTTTGGAAAGGCAGATAGGAAGACTTAGCATAGCCTTTTATGTTGGCACTTGTTGGAGGTAGTGGCGAGGATTCAGTAAATAGCACTATTTATACTGACGAGGAGGGGGAAGCTCCAGCACGGGTTTGACCCATGTTCAgcctgtttcctttttcttgtaaaCGCACTGCAGAGCTGAACGTTGAGGTTCCAGTGCAGATGATGAAACTAAGAGNNNNNNNNNNNNNNNNNNNNNNNNNNNNNNNNNNNNNNNNNNNNNNNNNNNNNNNNNNNNNNNNNNNNNNNNNNNNNNNNNNNNNNNNNNNNNNNNNNNNNNNNNNNNNNNNNNNNNNNNNNNNNNNNNNNNNNNNNNNNNNNNNNNNNNNNNNNNNNNNNNNNNNNNNNNNNNNNNNNNNNNNNNNNNNNNNNNNNNNNNNNNNNNNNNNNNNNNNNNNNNNNNNNNNNNNNNNNNNNNNNNNNNNNNNNNNNNNNNNNNNNNNNNNNNNNNNNNNNNNNNNNNNNNNNNNNNNNNNNNNNNNNNNNNNNNNNNNNNNNNNNNNNNNNNNNNNNNNNNNNNNNNNNNNNNNNNNNNNNNNNNNNNNNNNNNNNNNNNNNNNNNNNNNNNNNNNNNNNNNNNNNNNNNNNNNNNNNNNNNNNNNNNNNNNNNNNNNNNNNNNNNNNNNNNNNNNNNNNNNNNNNNNNNNNNNNNNNNNNNNNNNNNNNNNNNNNNNNNNNNNNNNNNNNNNNNNNNNNNNNNNNANNNNNNNNNNNNNNNNNNNNNNNNNNNNNNNNNNNNNNNNNNNNNNNNNNNNNNNNNNNNNNCTTATCGTCTTANNNNNNNNNNNNNNNNNNNNNNNNNNNNNNNNNNNNNNNNNNNNNNNNNNNNNNNNNNNNNNNNNtgtgtgtgtgcacagactcACTCAGCACCCAGActggtatgatgtatatataattgtttctTCTGTGGTATaattaactttttgttttttacaatggNNNNNNNNNNNNNNNNNNNNNNNNNNNNNNNNNNNNNNNNNNNNNNNNNNNNNNNNNNNNNNNNNNNNNNNNNNNNNNNNNNNNNNNNNNNNNNNNNNNNNNNNNNNNNNNNNNNNNNNNNNNNNNNNNNNNNNNNNNNNNNNNNNNNNNNNNNNNNNNNNNNNNNNNNNNNNNNNNNNNNNNNNNNNNNNNNNNNNNNNNNNNNNNNNNNNNNNNNNNNNNNNNNNNNNNNNNNNNNNNNNNNNNNNNNNNNNNNNNNNNNNNNNNNNNNNNNNNNNNNNNNNNNNNNNNNNNNNNNNNNNNNNNNNNNNNNNNNNNNNNNNNNNNNNNNNNNNNNNNNNNNNNNNNNNNNNNNNNNNNNNNNNNNNNNNNNNNNNNNNNNNNNNNNNNNNNNNNNNNNNNNNNNNNNNNNNNNNNNNNNNNNNNNNNCGTGTATATTTCCACCATTTTTCATACGTACACTTGCCTGTCAATCAGCATGTAATTCCATGTGTGTTTAAATGNNNNNNNNNNNNNNNNNNNNNNNNNNNNNNNNNNNNNNNNNNNNNNNNNNNNNNNNNNNNNNNNNNNNNNNNNNNNNNNNNNNNNNNNNNNNNNNNNNNNNNNNNNNNNNNNNNNNNNNNNNNNNNNNNNNNNNNNNNNNNNNNNNNNNNNNNNNNNNNNNNNNNNNNNNNNNNNNNNNNNNNNNNNNNNNNNNNNNNNNNNNNNNNNNNNNNNNNNNNNNNNNNNNNNNNNNNNNNNNNNNNNNNNNNNNNNNNNNNNNNNNNNNNNNNNNNNNNNNNNNNNNNNNNNNNNNNNNNNNNNNNNNNNNNNNNNNNNNNNNNNNNNNNNNNNNNNNNNNNNNNNNNNNNNNNNNNNNNNNNNNNNNNNNNNNNNNNNNNNNNNNNNNNNNNNNNNNNNNNNNNNNNNNNNNNNNNNNNNNNNNNNNNNNNNNNNNNNNNNNNNNNNNNNNNNNNNNNNNNNNNNNNNNNNNNNNNNNNNNNNNNNNNNNNNNNNNNNNNNNNNNNNNNNNNNNNNNNNNNNNNNNNNNNNNNNNNNNNNNNNNNNNNNNNNNNNNNNNNNNNNNNNNNNNNNNNNNNNNNNNNNNNNNNNNNNNNNNNNNNNNNNNNNNNNNNNNNNNNNNNNNNNNNNNNNNNNNNNNNNNNNNNNNNNNNNNNNNNNNNNNNNNNNNNNNNNNNNNNNNNNNNNNNNNNNNNNNNNNNNNNNNNNNNNNNNNNNNNNNNNNNNNNNNNNNNNNNNNNNNNNNNNNNNNNNNNNNNNNNNNNNNNNNNNNNNNNNNNNNNNNNNNNNNNNNNNNNNNNNNNNNNNNNNNNNNNNNNNNNNNNNNNNNNNNNNNNNNNNNNNNNNNNNNNNNNNNNNNNNNNNNNNNNNNNNNNNNNNNNNNNNNNNNNNNNNNNNNNNNNNNNNNNNNNNNNNNNNNNNNNNNNNNNNNNNNNNNNNNNNNNNNNNNNNNNNNNNNNNNNNNNNNNNNNNNNNNNNNNNNNNNNNNNNNNNNNNNNNNNNNNNNNNNNNNNNNNNNNNNNNNNNNNNNNNNNNNNNNNNNNNNNNNNNNNNNNNNNNNNNNNNNNNNNNNNNNNNNNNNNNNNNNNNNNNNNNNNNNNNNNNNNNNNNNNNNNNNNNNNNNNNNNNNNNNNNNNNNNNNNNNNNNNNNNNNNNNNNNNNNNNNNNNNNNNNNNNNNNNNNNNNNNNNNNNNNNNNNNNNNNNNNNNNNNNNNNNNNNNNNNNNNNNNNNNNNNNNNNNNNNNNNAGAATCACGCAATTCATTAACAAGTACAACGAAGCACGTCAGACGGGGTCTNNNNNNNNNNNNNNNNNNNNNNNNNNNNNNNNNNNNNNNNNNNNNNNNNNNNNNNNNNNNNNNNNNNNNNNNNNNNNNNNNNNNNNNNNNNNNNNNNNNNNNNNNNNNNNNNNNNNNNNNNNNNNNNNNNNNNNNNNNNNNNNNNNNNNNNNNNNNNNACTCTTCTTGTAATTAACATTAGTTATGAAAAACTAGCCTCACTTCGCAGACAGAGTGACTGTAGGTTTGTCTATCAATTATCTCGGTCACTCAGTAATATGCCAAAGAACTGATTCTTCTCTCCCTTAACCCATAACAAACGTATTTCAGTTGCCATCAAAGTTCTTACGAGANNNNNNNNNNNNNNNNNNNNNNNNNNNNNNNNNNNNNNNNNNNNNNNNNNNNNNNNNNNNNNNNNNNNNNNNNNNNNNNNNNNNNNNNNNNNNNNNNNNNNNNNNNNNNNNNNNNNNNNNNNNNNNNNNNNNNNNNNNNNNNNNNNNNNNNNNNNNNNNNNNNNNNNNNNNNNNNNNNNNNNNNNNNNNNNNNNNNNNNNNNNNNNNNNNNNNNNNNNNNNNNNNNNNNNNNNNNNNNNNNNNNNNNNNNNNNNNNNNNNNNNNNNNNNNNNNNNNNNNNNNNNNNNNNNNNNNNNNNNNNNNNNNNNNNNNNNNNNNNNNNNNNNNNNNNNNNNNNNNNNNNNNNNNNNNNNNNNNNNNNNNNNNNNNNNNNNNNNNNNNNNNNNNNNNNNNNNNNNNNNNNNNNNNNNNNNNNNNNNNNNNNNNNNNNNNNNNNNNNN
This window contains:
- the LOC119593694 gene encoding uncharacterized protein LOC119593694, giving the protein MSDYPPQDAFYGAVGSADEYLSLICGTQSSSVCEDEEYIANFDLDLLAAELWPESSRAASDSASSEGIFSATSLCLQNEDFLGLGAVNPNDLLSNGMQPPYPSSHTTDGYVPHQYCEQQAASSYFYQPHLHLSPYDDTLGESFQQTNIFQPYDQHSGYAYDDHRMGVEQPHQQSGISHDWDQQSDVLQHHEGVATTCVSRTGTSKKRKGYRHRHQCQFLSSAEERDQRSRVLNNEASAIYRRKMRDLHDKARTELDGLEQRNQQLTQRFRLLQKFCSGYKARLEALGVPVANSF